A single region of the Parasphingorhabdus litoris DSM 22379 genome encodes:
- a CDS encoding DUF5818 domain-containing protein, translating to MPKGTIHRETGILRQAPLVYALKIDGGGRWMLDIKGNARKLIGERVTIEGSGWALI from the coding sequence ATGCCCAAAGGAACGATACATAGAGAGACCGGCATATTGCGCCAGGCGCCGTTGGTCTATGCGCTGAAAATTGACGGCGGTGGCCGGTGGATGCTTGATATAAAGGGCAACGCTCGAAAGCTGATAGGAGAACGCGTGACCATTGAGGGAAGCGGATGGGCTTTGATCTGA
- a CDS encoding TonB-dependent receptor: protein MLRKNADAQLQRRSSITKILLAGCATAALTMPVQAQEQSSEASTDDENVIVVSGIRGTIQNSIEEKRISTEVFDALSAEEIGDIPALSIGEALETLTGAGSHREQGGATEISIRGLGPFLGSTVINGRIASNGSGDRSVNFSQFPSELFNKIGIYKTQAASYIEGGVAGQIALETVRPLDYSKRRFQGNFKLNINPDNLDIDADQRFQKFGYRATASYIDQFQLGDAELGISLGYSRNKTSNPEQEANVSNTIRACVIDPTDSDQGIFDTDNCDTNADTVNGLRDGSVTEDFVIARNSYSFRSNITDDERDSFFGAIQFKPSPDVDINADFQYSKRLFREQRSDLNFAEGRRIDGPGDPNRIDLPLIFTETGALRQFTNEQRIEAVSEYLERDEEYYGGGLSLDAQVTDRVKISLDVSYSRTQRVEEAVQIRFRTEDGESIFGNTDGDGNPFFPEAFESNDVPNAGRTNGEDDRVETATLIRQNGSQALNFITQNFDVTDHSLFANDPRLRADLEQDRFNSVWAFRGDVEYEMEGFFSSLQAGARYQQLRYRDVPGASGASRFQNNYNDTDSTGALAVANQECRTSFPETGFLSSVSGGNPLITNIDLDGNVISTSNTFATFDALCIAQVLEREDPSGLEFDEDGVPIFPTGDFDSIQNTDVTERSWALYGQANFETDWGNLPVRGNVGLRVVGTDVISRGFQAGLVVEADPVSGDFTLSQSGNLVPRQTKSSYTEFLPSLNLIAEFRPDLQGRFAVYRSLSRPDPSSLGDGRIFNLNNDDFVTAEEAIANGIDTITATGNPATNPLLSWNIDAGVEWYPNEDTILAVNAYYKSFDGGFEVNGFFENFNINGVDRSLLVSSVNTNEDSSTIYGVEVTAAHRLSWLPKPLDGLGFKISYNYADSNFEFEDDTLGAITSLNDDSTTSTNNGLIVPSNLFGFSKHVLSAQAYYEIGPFDFQGVYKYRSNYFQQFVSTPGRVRYVDDVSVFEARASFKLNNNVKFTIEGINLFNEPRTNFRGAPDDFGAIQVYGPRYFAGVQFKF from the coding sequence ATGCTTCGGAAGAATGCAGACGCGCAATTGCAGCGTCGCTCATCAATCACAAAAATATTGCTAGCTGGTTGCGCAACGGCGGCATTGACAATGCCTGTTCAGGCGCAAGAGCAGAGTTCTGAAGCAAGTACTGATGATGAAAATGTTATCGTCGTATCGGGTATTCGCGGAACTATCCAAAATTCGATTGAAGAAAAGCGCATATCCACGGAAGTCTTCGATGCCCTTTCGGCTGAGGAGATAGGCGATATCCCGGCGCTTTCGATCGGTGAGGCGTTAGAAACCCTAACCGGCGCAGGTTCACACCGCGAGCAAGGCGGCGCGACCGAAATTTCGATTCGTGGTCTTGGGCCGTTTCTGGGTTCTACCGTGATTAACGGTCGTATCGCATCAAATGGCAGCGGGGATCGTTCCGTCAACTTTAGCCAATTCCCTTCCGAGCTGTTCAATAAAATCGGGATCTACAAGACCCAGGCCGCCAGTTACATCGAAGGCGGCGTGGCCGGCCAGATTGCTCTCGAAACCGTCCGGCCGCTGGATTATAGCAAGCGGCGCTTTCAAGGTAATTTCAAGCTCAATATCAATCCCGACAATCTTGATATCGATGCAGACCAGCGGTTTCAGAAATTCGGTTATCGTGCAACAGCCAGCTATATTGACCAGTTCCAGCTGGGTGATGCAGAGCTTGGCATCTCGCTCGGCTATTCTCGTAACAAAACGTCCAATCCTGAGCAGGAGGCAAATGTCTCTAACACAATCCGGGCCTGTGTGATTGATCCGACAGATTCCGACCAAGGTATTTTTGATACCGATAATTGTGATACAAATGCGGATACAGTGAACGGTTTGCGCGATGGTAGTGTGACAGAAGATTTTGTGATCGCACGGAACAGCTATTCATTCCGATCTAACATTACCGATGATGAGCGCGATTCATTTTTTGGTGCAATTCAGTTCAAACCCAGTCCCGATGTCGATATCAATGCCGACTTCCAATATTCAAAACGCCTTTTCCGCGAACAGCGCAGCGATTTGAACTTCGCGGAAGGTCGCCGTATCGATGGTCCGGGTGATCCAAATCGTATCGATCTCCCGCTTATTTTCACTGAAACTGGCGCTTTACGGCAGTTCACCAACGAGCAGCGTATTGAAGCTGTCAGTGAATATCTCGAACGTGATGAAGAATATTATGGCGGCGGGCTATCGCTTGATGCTCAGGTCACCGACCGGGTTAAGATCTCACTTGATGTTTCCTATTCGAGAACACAGCGCGTCGAAGAAGCGGTGCAGATCCGCTTCCGGACCGAAGATGGGGAATCAATCTTCGGAAATACGGATGGAGACGGCAATCCGTTTTTTCCGGAAGCTTTTGAAAGCAATGACGTCCCGAATGCTGGTAGAACAAACGGCGAAGATGATAGGGTAGAAACGGCTACTCTGATTAGGCAGAATGGCTCGCAGGCATTGAACTTCATTACCCAGAATTTTGATGTAACTGACCATAGCCTGTTTGCTAATGATCCGCGGCTGCGCGCTGATCTGGAGCAGGATCGTTTCAATAGCGTGTGGGCGTTCCGCGGGGATGTCGAATATGAAATGGAGGGTTTTTTCTCATCATTGCAGGCTGGTGCCCGGTATCAGCAACTTAGGTATAGAGACGTGCCCGGCGCTTCGGGAGCCAGCCGGTTTCAAAATAACTATAACGACACCGACAGTACAGGTGCGCTGGCGGTGGCAAATCAAGAATGTCGTACGAGCTTTCCCGAAACTGGATTCCTATCCTCAGTTTCTGGCGGCAATCCATTGATTACCAATATTGACTTGGACGGCAATGTGATCAGTACGTCCAACACGTTCGCTACCTTCGATGCACTATGCATCGCGCAGGTTTTGGAGCGTGAAGATCCATCGGGTCTGGAATTTGATGAAGATGGTGTTCCTATCTTCCCTACCGGTGATTTTGATTCGATCCAAAATACTGATGTGACAGAGCGTAGTTGGGCTTTATACGGTCAAGCGAATTTCGAGACTGATTGGGGTAATTTACCCGTTCGAGGTAATGTTGGTTTGCGTGTGGTCGGCACGGACGTGATTTCTAGAGGATTTCAAGCTGGTCTTGTGGTTGAGGCCGATCCGGTCTCAGGTGACTTTACGCTGAGTCAGAGCGGCAACCTAGTTCCTCGTCAGACGAAGAGCTCTTACACAGAATTCCTGCCGAGCCTTAACCTAATTGCGGAGTTCCGGCCCGATCTTCAAGGACGTTTTGCGGTTTATCGTTCGCTGTCGCGGCCTGATCCCTCTAGTCTTGGCGATGGTCGAATATTCAATTTGAACAACGATGACTTTGTTACCGCTGAAGAGGCAATAGCAAATGGCATTGATACTATTACTGCCACCGGCAACCCGGCTACTAATCCGTTGCTTTCATGGAATATAGATGCAGGTGTCGAATGGTACCCAAATGAAGACACGATCCTGGCAGTTAATGCTTATTACAAGAGCTTTGATGGCGGATTTGAAGTGAACGGTTTCTTCGAAAACTTCAATATTAATGGAGTGGATCGAAGTCTGCTTGTGAGCTCAGTCAACACCAATGAAGATAGCAGCACAATATATGGTGTCGAGGTGACAGCCGCACATCGGTTAAGTTGGCTGCCCAAGCCGCTTGATGGTCTTGGCTTCAAGATTAGCTATAACTATGCGGACTCCAATTTTGAGTTTGAGGACGACACGTTGGGTGCGATAACGTCGCTGAATGATGATAGTACGACAAGCACTAATAACGGATTGATCGTTCCTTCGAACTTGTTTGGTTTCTCTAAGCATGTTTTGTCGGCGCAGGCCTATTATGAAATCGGTCCGTTCGATTTCCAGGGCGTCTACAAATATCGCAGCAACTACTTCCAACAGTTCGTATCGACGCCGGGCCGCGTCCGTTACGTTGACGATGTTAGCGTTTTCGAGGCCCGCGCATCCTTCAAATTGAATAACAATGTGAAGTTTACGATCGAAGGCATTAACTTGTTCAACGAGCCGCGGACCAATTTCCGGGGTGCACCGGATGATTTCGGAGCAATCCAGGTTTATGGACCACGCTATTTCGCTGGCGTTCAATTCAAATTTTAG
- a CDS encoding MFS transporter has product MADSKHFVDDAGYGVGALASASFATVPGLLLLFYLTDTLAISAGLAGFIVFLPKLFDVFVNPVVGRLSDKTRTRFGARRPWMIVGGILFPLAFIATFWTPYSGNTAGVWVAVSFALASLTFSLFVVPWSSLPAEIAPDTNARTSMAAWRIAFLSIAILLSGGLAPLIVEDAADARSGYKVMALTLGCMMMVATLLVTFFGARRSQPGTTLPAPAGGFRASVGVLKSSQALRAMFWLVALTEIAAAVSLASTPYLAKYVLGDSGAVASMFIFLTVPLLITMPVWRSIAVGRGKRPMLRTALLIYAVGSLSLVALTAFPVDSRQWLAFASVFVVGVGFAGTSMLPQAMFADALAYEASTSGVSNTGSMVGAWNAVETISGGLGAATFALVLAMTGFISTGNDSIARQPQAAILGIVLGASLIPALAAFLAQYPLREFNLSEAKVDLATQGAN; this is encoded by the coding sequence ATGGCAGACAGCAAACATTTTGTAGATGATGCCGGATATGGTGTGGGCGCTTTAGCCAGCGCCAGTTTTGCCACTGTTCCTGGGCTCTTGCTGCTCTTCTACCTGACTGACACACTCGCGATCTCGGCAGGTCTCGCTGGTTTTATAGTCTTCCTGCCCAAGCTATTCGACGTCTTCGTAAACCCCGTCGTTGGGCGCCTCTCGGACAAGACGAGGACCAGATTCGGAGCCCGTCGTCCTTGGATGATAGTCGGCGGTATACTCTTCCCACTGGCGTTCATCGCCACCTTCTGGACACCGTATTCCGGAAACACCGCAGGGGTCTGGGTCGCTGTCAGCTTTGCGTTGGCAAGTCTGACCTTCTCTTTGTTCGTGGTTCCTTGGTCTTCGCTACCAGCCGAGATCGCCCCCGACACAAACGCACGCACGTCGATGGCTGCATGGCGTATTGCCTTCCTTTCTATAGCCATCTTGCTTTCAGGTGGATTAGCACCTTTGATCGTGGAAGATGCAGCCGACGCGCGAAGCGGTTACAAGGTTATGGCGCTGACCTTAGGCTGCATGATGATGGTCGCAACCTTGCTGGTGACCTTCTTCGGTGCTCGGCGATCGCAGCCAGGAACAACACTGCCTGCACCAGCCGGCGGCTTTCGCGCGAGCGTGGGTGTGTTAAAGTCGAGCCAGGCCCTTCGCGCAATGTTCTGGTTGGTCGCGCTGACAGAAATCGCAGCGGCAGTGTCTCTCGCTAGCACGCCGTATCTCGCAAAATACGTGCTCGGCGACTCAGGAGCTGTCGCGAGCATGTTCATTTTTCTTACGGTGCCACTGCTCATTACAATGCCGGTTTGGCGTTCCATAGCAGTCGGGCGGGGAAAGCGGCCAATGCTGCGCACGGCGCTGTTGATTTATGCTGTTGGATCGCTTTCTCTCGTTGCGCTCACCGCCTTCCCAGTTGATTCTCGCCAGTGGTTGGCTTTCGCCTCTGTGTTCGTGGTGGGTGTCGGCTTCGCCGGCACTTCGATGCTCCCCCAAGCGATGTTCGCCGATGCACTTGCCTACGAGGCGTCGACTAGTGGGGTGTCGAACACCGGTTCTATGGTAGGTGCTTGGAATGCGGTCGAGACGATATCGGGAGGATTAGGTGCTGCCACGTTCGCGTTAGTGCTGGCGATGACGGGATTCATTTCGACCGGGAACGACTCGATCGCACGGCAGCCGCAAGCTGCGATTTTGGGCATAGTTCTTGGTGCAAGTCTCATCCCAGCGCTTGCCGCGTTCTTAGCCCAATACCCACTGCGCGAATTCAACCTTTCGGAAGCGAAGGTCGACTTAGCGACACAGGGAGCAAACTGA
- a CDS encoding fumarylacetoacetate hydrolase family protein — translation MSYYTAPISLSLFTIPGRSTRMNRISAETQVLKPELAPVSTAFTFTQVEGTSGEVRVLLVTDYRGAHIEAIDLADLGAPVGADVFDASAAVGDEALKRAATTRGSRSRYVIDDLLPSGAMVDKHLATGANFLEHAKEASSRTVFNFPKFGKPTPARTTLVVKPGTLMDYEAEISVRFDRDIRSIADFRAARMGFFLCGDFTDRARLVHMIDSKNIRSARGFSDAKSGADYFPTGPFLVIPHNWRTFIQKERIVTYLNGELRQDARGGEMILDFEALVAKALTNGGGGNYCFRGKPIPLLDDETIARGSAVMSGTGEGVIFMPPTWEDKLGGILDHILLGRFLHEKSPFNSIANRFVRNELKAERYMRVGDKVVHESSSMGAVHVKLIAPDDPRQNIRKPGSSVPSIDDETSLTCMSGEHR, via the coding sequence ATGAGCTACTATACCGCTCCGATCTCACTATCGCTGTTCACAATTCCGGGGCGCTCGACCAGAATGAACAGGATATCGGCTGAAACACAGGTTCTAAAGCCAGAGCTGGCACCTGTCTCGACGGCCTTTACCTTCACGCAGGTCGAAGGAACCAGCGGTGAGGTAAGGGTTCTCCTGGTCACGGACTACCGCGGAGCCCACATTGAGGCGATCGATCTCGCAGATCTTGGCGCACCGGTTGGTGCGGACGTGTTCGACGCTTCTGCCGCGGTGGGTGATGAAGCCTTAAAAAGGGCTGCGACAACTAGAGGCTCTCGATCGCGCTATGTGATCGATGATCTCCTTCCATCGGGGGCGATGGTTGACAAGCATCTCGCGACGGGCGCCAACTTCTTGGAGCATGCCAAGGAGGCTAGTAGTAGGACGGTCTTTAACTTCCCCAAGTTCGGCAAACCGACGCCGGCTCGCACGACCTTGGTCGTCAAGCCTGGCACATTGATGGACTACGAAGCCGAGATCAGCGTCAGGTTCGACCGCGACATTCGATCGATCGCGGACTTTAGGGCCGCCCGTATGGGGTTCTTCCTGTGTGGTGATTTTACTGATCGAGCCAGGCTGGTGCATATGATAGATTCCAAGAACATACGTTCAGCTCGTGGTTTCAGCGACGCTAAGAGCGGAGCGGACTATTTCCCAACCGGTCCGTTCCTCGTTATTCCCCACAATTGGCGAACATTCATACAGAAAGAGCGGATCGTGACTTACCTGAATGGGGAACTGCGTCAGGACGCTCGCGGCGGCGAGATGATACTAGATTTCGAAGCTCTGGTTGCGAAGGCGCTAACGAACGGCGGAGGCGGAAATTATTGCTTCCGTGGCAAGCCGATTCCGCTTCTCGACGATGAAACAATTGCTCGTGGTTCTGCTGTCATGTCGGGCACCGGCGAAGGCGTTATCTTTATGCCGCCGACGTGGGAGGATAAGCTCGGTGGAATTCTAGACCATATCCTGTTGGGAAGATTTCTTCACGAAAAGTCTCCGTTCAATTCGATAGCGAATCGTTTCGTGCGGAACGAACTGAAGGCCGAGCGCTACATGCGTGTAGGCGACAAGGTTGTGCACGAGTCGAGCTCCATGGGCGCCGTCCATGTGAAGCTGATTGCCCCTGACGACCCACGGCAAAATATAAGAAAGCCGGGATCGAGCGTCCCATCTATTGATGATGAAACCTCATTGACATGTATGAGCGGGGAACATCGGTAG
- a CDS encoding LytTR family DNA-binding domain-containing protein, producing MRDFVNLHSPTWYLRLVGHAGLAMLFAGVLAFLAPFGTYRFGGFERIGYWTLQMVAWLVLSTFSYMVLWHFQRMRSRSRISRRAISAMLASIPMAFVIGVSNHVMSGWQVNVADVVEIFVSISLIGGAYTFLSERLIEDRLWNEVRSATPNSGAFSSPEAPAGSALTVANEVPSNPKLIQSLPSDVASDILCLQVEDHYVRAHSSHRSAMTLMRFSDALLGVDHIPGLRVHRSWWVATTAVMNIHKSGRTAQLALSNGLIVPVSRPYLAETLKRWDMVG from the coding sequence ATGCGCGATTTCGTGAATTTACATTCTCCAACTTGGTATTTGCGCTTAGTTGGTCATGCCGGACTGGCCATGCTATTCGCCGGCGTGCTGGCATTCTTGGCTCCATTCGGCACTTACCGCTTCGGAGGTTTTGAACGCATAGGTTACTGGACGCTTCAGATGGTGGCATGGCTCGTCCTATCGACTTTCTCCTATATGGTCCTATGGCACTTTCAGCGCATGCGCAGTCGCAGTCGCATTTCGAGACGGGCCATTTCCGCGATGTTGGCGTCGATTCCCATGGCCTTCGTTATTGGCGTATCGAACCACGTGATGAGCGGTTGGCAGGTCAACGTCGCGGATGTCGTGGAAATATTCGTGTCGATATCCTTGATCGGCGGTGCCTACACATTCCTTTCCGAGCGATTGATCGAGGATCGTCTGTGGAACGAAGTGAGATCAGCTACACCTAATTCGGGTGCGTTTTCATCGCCTGAAGCTCCGGCTGGATCGGCACTAACCGTCGCCAACGAAGTTCCAAGCAACCCGAAGTTAATCCAGAGCTTACCGTCTGATGTCGCAAGTGATATCCTGTGTCTGCAAGTCGAGGATCACTATGTGCGTGCGCACTCCTCCCACCGTAGTGCTATGACGCTCATGCGTTTTTCGGATGCCCTGCTAGGTGTCGACCATATTCCGGGACTTCGGGTTCACCGGTCATGGTGGGTGGCAACCACAGCTGTGATGAATATCCATAAATCGGGGAGGACCGCACAGTTAGCCTTGTCCAACGGCCTAATCGTTCCAGTTTCCCGCCCATATCTGGCCGAGACATTGAAGCGTTGGGATATGGTAGGGTGA
- a CDS encoding MipA/OmpV family protein, whose protein sequence is MNKTYFSTAVAGACLLAFPAQAEESQDSSISNTVAADEPGQDDKSDGDIHGFFAIGSGAVPAFDGAKKYQLVPLMLADVEWQGLVLEVRGLSARLDLFGPSQFQLGPIVNFRGKRDSADDGKGKVKLLDDVDSAVEVGGFIGYRFGGNEYGQGEVAVDVSVAKDVSDGHEGVIGTAQISYVAYRSQKLFVNLDAQATFADDKYMNAYFGVSSEEAARSGLPSYEAEEGIRDVGAGVTVGYQFSRRWGLIARAGASHYLGDAKDSPIVDEGSKIQAIGGLAVSFRF, encoded by the coding sequence ATGAACAAGACTTACTTTTCCACGGCAGTCGCTGGTGCGTGCCTCTTGGCGTTCCCGGCACAGGCTGAAGAGTCTCAGGATTCGTCGATCAGCAATACCGTAGCTGCGGATGAGCCGGGGCAAGATGATAAGAGCGATGGCGACATACATGGCTTCTTCGCAATTGGTTCCGGTGCCGTCCCGGCGTTTGATGGTGCGAAGAAGTACCAGCTCGTACCTCTCATGCTCGCGGACGTTGAGTGGCAGGGACTGGTGCTCGAGGTTCGCGGGCTCAGCGCACGGCTGGACCTGTTCGGACCGAGCCAGTTCCAGCTCGGCCCTATTGTCAACTTCCGTGGCAAACGCGATAGCGCCGACGACGGTAAAGGGAAGGTGAAGTTGCTGGACGATGTCGACTCGGCCGTAGAAGTCGGTGGCTTCATAGGATATCGCTTTGGAGGCAACGAATACGGACAAGGCGAAGTTGCGGTCGACGTCAGCGTTGCGAAGGACGTGTCGGACGGTCACGAAGGCGTGATCGGCACCGCGCAGATTTCCTATGTCGCCTATCGGAGCCAGAAGCTGTTCGTGAATCTTGACGCGCAGGCAACGTTCGCCGACGATAAGTACATGAACGCCTACTTCGGTGTCTCGTCCGAAGAGGCGGCTCGCTCAGGTCTTCCAAGCTACGAGGCCGAAGAAGGCATTCGAGATGTTGGTGCCGGTGTTACCGTCGGCTACCAGTTTAGCCGGCGTTGGGGTCTAATTGCCCGCGCTGGTGCCAGTCACTATCTGGGTGATGCGAAGGACAGTCCGATCGTCGATGAGGGCTCGAAGATCCAGGCGATCGGCGGCCTCGCCGTCTCGTTCCGATTTTGA